ACGTTCATGCCGAGATCGAGCCGAAGACCGGCGAGCTCAAGCTGATGCGCCACATGCTGGTGGTCGAAGCGGTTGAGAACCCGTCGTCGCAGATCACGCTCGCCGATGCGCGCCGCCGTCATCCGGCCGCGCAGGTTGGCGACACCATCGCCGATCCGCTGCCGCCGCTCGAATACGGCCGCATCGCCGCGCAGTCGGCCAAGCAGGTCATCGTGCAGAAGGTACGTGAAGCCGAACGCGACCGTCAGTATGCCGAGTACAAGGATCGCATCGGCGAGATCGTCAACGGCGTCGTCAAGCGCGTCGAATATGGCAACGTGGTGGTCGATCTCGGCCGCGGCGAAGCCATCGTCCGCCGCGACGAACTGTTGCCGCGCGAAGTGTTCCGCAATGGCGACCGCATCCGCGCCTATATCTACGACGTGCGCCGCGAGCCGCGCGGACCGCAGATTTTCCTGTCGCGCACGCATCCGCAGTTCACTGCCAAGCTGTTCGCGCAGGAAGTGCCGGAAATCTACGACGGCATCGTCGAAGTTCGCGCCGTGGCCCGCGACCCGGGCTCGCGCGCCAAAATCGCCGTGATCTCGCGCGATTCCAGCGTCGATCCGGTCGGCGCCTGCGTCGGTATGCGCGGTTCGCGCGTGCAGGCCGTGGTGAACGAGCTGCAGGGCGAGAAGATCGACATCATCCCGTGGTCGCCGGATATCGCGACCTTCGTCGTCAACGCGCTGGCGCCTGCTGAAGTCGCCAAGGTCGTGCTCGATGAAGACAAGGAACGCATCGAAGTCGTGGTGCCGGACGCGCAGCTTTCGCTCGCCATCGGCCGCCGCGGCCAGAACGTGCGTCTGGCTTCGCAGCTCACCGGCTGGGACATTGACATCCTGACTGAGCAGGAAGAATCCGAACGCCGCACCGCCGAGTTCGAAAGCCGCACCAAGACCTTTGTCGAAGCGCTCGATCTCGACGAAGTGGTCGGTCAATTGCTCGCGTCGGAAGGCTTCTCCTCGATCGAGGAACTGGCGCTGGTGGACGAGAAGGAAATCGCCAGCATCGAAGGTTTCGACGAGGACACCGCCAAGGAATTGCAGAGCCGCGCCCGCGAATATATCGCGCGGCAGGAGAACGAGCTCGACGAGAAGCGCAAGGAACTCGGCGTCGCCGACGAGCTGCGTGAAGTCGAGGGCGTCACCACCGCGATGATGGTCAAGCTCGGCGAGAACGAGGTGAAGACCATCGAAGATCTCGCCGGCTGCGCCGCCGACGATTTGGTCGGCTGGACCGAGCGCAAGGACGGCGAGACCAAGCACGAGCCGGGCTTCCTCGACGGTCTCGATGTCTCGCGCGAAGAAGCCGAATCGATCGTCATGCAGGCGCGCCTCAAGGCCGGCTGGATCACCGAGGCCGAACTCGCCGCGATGCAGGCGCCGGCGGAAGCCGAAGCCGAAACCGCAGAGCCGGCGTAAGGAGGCGTGTCGCCGGAATGCTCGCCTTCGCGCAGCCTGACGCAGACGAACTCGACCGCGGCGCGACGTCCGTCGCCGCGGGCAGCGAGCGTTTCTGCGCCCTGACGCGCGAGGTGAAGCCGGTCGCCGAGTTGATGCGCTTCGTGGTCGGGCCGGCCGGCGAGGCCGTACCGGACCTCAAGCGCAAACTGCCGGGCCGCGGCCTCTGGATCACCGCGACCCGCGCGGCGATCGGCGAGGCGGTCAAGCGCAACGTCTTTTCCCGCAGCTTCAAGCGGGAGATGAAGGTGCCGCGTGACCTCGCCGCCGACGTCGAGCGCCTGCTGACGAAATCCGCGCTGGATGCGCTATCGATGGCGGGGAAGGCAGGCAACGTCGTCACCGGCTTCGCCAAGGTGGAGGCGGCCTTGTCGGAAAAAGGCGTCCTGGCACTGGTTCATGCGGCCGACGGCGCCGAGGATGGCAAACGCAAACTCAATTCTGTCTTGCAGCGCAATAATCAGTCCCAAAATGGGGAAATAGCGCTGATCGAGGCATTTCCGGGCGCGGATTTGGATTTGGCATTGAACCGCCCAAATGTGGTACATGCTGCCGTGCTTGCCGGACCCGCGAGCGAGACATTCCTTGCCCGTGTCGCGCGCTTGATGCGGTATCGGTCCGGAAACTCGCCCGATTCAACGAGTGCGGCCGCGCCGTAGAGGCGCCCGCGAATGTAATGCGCCTGAACTGAATGCGCCCTCCGGGGCAAAAGGAAAAAGCAGTACTGAATGAGCGACACCAAGAACCCTGGCGAAAAGAAAACATTGACGCTGAAACCGCGCACGGAAACGGGCGTGGTGCGCCAGAGTTTCAGCCACGGCCGCAGCAAGTCTGTCGTCGTCGAGAAGATCAAGCGCCGCACCATCGGCGGACCGGCCGATGTCAAGGCCGAGCCGGCCCCGGTCGAAGCGCCGAAGGCCGCCGCACCGGCGCCGAAAGCGCCGCCAGCTCCGCCGGCGCCAAAATCCGGTGTCGTGCTGCGCACGCTGACCGAAGAAGAAATGGCCGCCCGCGCCAGCGCGCTTGCCGACTCGCGCGTGCGCGAGGCCGAGGAGCGCAAGCAGGCCGAGGAAGAGGCCAAGCGCCGCGCCTCGCGTGAGTATATCGAACAGGCCGAGCGCGAAGCCGCCGAGGCGCGCAAGCGCGAGGAAGACGCCCGCCACAAGGCCGAGGAAGAACAGAAGCGCAAGGCCGGCGAAGTCGCCAAGAAGCGTCTTGGCGATGACGAGAAGAAGCCGGCCCCTGGCGCCCGACCCAAGCTCGAAGCCGAAGCCGACGATGAAGCGCCGCGCACGGCGCGCCGTGCAGGTGCCGGTGCAGGCGCCGGACGTCCGGCCACGGCGCGCCCCGCCGCGCCGCGCGCCGCGCCGCCGAAGGAACGCGGCCGCCTGACCCTCGTGACCGCGCTTCGCGCTGACGAAGTACGCGAGCGTTCGGTCGCGTCGTTCCGCCGCCGCACCCAGCGCATGAAGGGCCACGTCGCCGAGCAGAAGGAAAAGCTGACGCGCGAGGTGACGATTCCGGACGCGATCACCATCCAGGAACTCGCCAACCGCATGTCTGAGCGCGCGGTGGATGTCATCCGCCTGCTGATGAAGCAGGGCCAGATGGCCACCATCAACGACGTCATCGACGCGGACACGGCGCAGCTCATCGCCGAGGAAATGGGCCACACCGCCCGCCGCGTGTCCGAATCCGACGTCGAAGAAGGCCTGTTCGATGTGGCGGACGATGAAGGTGCGCTGGAGTCTCGCGCGCCCGTCGTCACCGTCATGGGCCACGTCGATCACGGCAAGACGTCGCTGCTCGATGCCATTCGTCAGGCCGACGTCGTTTCCGGCGAAGCCGGCGGCATCACCCAGCACATCGGCGCCTATCAGGTCACGTCAGCATCGGGCGACAAGGTCACCTTCATCGATACGCCGGGCCACGCCGCGTTCACCGCCATGCGCGCCCGCGGCGCCAAAGTGACCGATATCGTCATCCTGGTGGTCGCTGCCGATGACGGCGTCATGCCGCAGACGGTGGAAGCTATCCATCACGCCAAGGCGGCCAAGGTGCCGATCATCGTCGCCATCAACAAGATCGACAAGCCCGGCGCGACGCCCGATCGCGTGCGCACTGAACTGCTGCAGCACGAAATTCAGGTTGAATCTCTCGGCGGCGACGTCGTCGACGTCGAAGTGTCGGCGCTGAAGAAGACCAATATCGACAAGCTGCTCGAGATGGTCGCGCTGCAGGCCGAAATCCTCGACCTCAAGGCCAATCCCGATCGCGCCGCCGAAGGCACCGTGATCGAGGCGAAGCTCGATCGCGGGCGCGGACCCGTGGCGACCGTGCTGGTGCAACGCGGCACGCTGCATCCGGGCGACATTGTCGTGGCCGGCGCCGAATGGGGCCGTGTGCGCGCGCTGGTATCCGACACCGGCGCGGCTGTGCAGACCGCCGGTCCGTCGACCCCGGTCGAAGTGCTTGGCTTCTCCGGTACGCCGGACGCCGGCGACCGTCTTGCCGTGGTCGAGAACGAAGCCCGCGCCCGCGAAATCACCGATTACCGCCAGCGCCAGAAGCGCGAGAAGTCGTCCGCGCGCGCCACCGGCATGCGCGGCTCGCTCGAGCAGATGATGGCGCAGGCCAAGACCGCGGGCCGCAAGGAATTTGCGCTCGTGATCAAGGCCGACGTGCAGGGTTCGCTCGAAGCCATCGCCGGCGCGCTGGACAAGCTCGGCACCGACGAAGTCGGCGCCCGCGTCCTTCACTCCGGCGTCGGCGGCATTTCGGAATCGGATGTCACGCTTGCCGAGGCGTCTGGCGTGCCGATCATCGCGTTCAACGTCCGCGCCAACAAGGAAGCGCGCGAGGCGGCCGAACGTGCCGGCATCGAAATCCGCTACTACAACATCATCTACGACCTCATCGACGACGTGAAGAAGGCGATGTCGGGCCTGCTGCCGCCGACATTGCGCGAAACCATGCTCGGCAATGCGCTGATCCTCGAAGTCTTCAAGGTGTCGAAGGTCGGTAACATTGCCGGTTGCCGTGTCACCGACGGAAACGTCGAGCGTGGCGCCAGCGTTCGCCTGATCCGCGACAACGTCGTCGTGCATGAAGGCAAGCTCTCGCAGCTCAAGCGTTTCAAGGACGATGTGAAGGAAGTGTCCGCCGGCATGGAATGCGGCATGGCCTTCGAAAACTACCAGGACATGCGCCAAGGCGATGTCATCGAGTGCTACCGGGTGGAGACGATTCAACGCAGCCTGTGAGTCCAAATCTCGCGGCTTCGTCAGAAATCCAGCTTCATCTTTTCCCCGTCATGGCCGGGCTTGTCCCGGCCATCCACGCCTTTCTTGGTGAAAAGGAAGACGTGGATGCCCGGCACAAGGCCGGGCATGACGATGTTTTTAACTGGATCGATATGTCACGGAACAAGAACACCCGTCGCCACGACGCGACGCCCGCCGGCGGCTCGCAGCGCCAGTTGCGCGTTGGCGAACTTATCCGCCACGCCATTGCCGAGATGCTGACGCGCGGCGACATCCACGACCCGGTGATCGAGGGCCACCTCATCACCGTGCCGGAAGTGCGCATGTCGCCCGATTTGCGGCTCGCCACCGTCTACGTCATGCCGCTTGCCGGCCGCGATGCCGCCGAGGTCGTGGCCGCGCTTGAGCGCAACAAGAAATTCATGCGTGGCGAAGTCGCCCACGCCGTGAACCTGAAATTCGCGCCCGATCTGCGCTTCCACATCGACGATCGCTTCGCCGAGGCCGAGCGCATCGAAAAGCTCCTGCGCTCGCCGCAAGTCGCGCGCGATCTCACAAAGGACGACGAGTGACCGACACCGCCGACAATCTCATCGCGCCGGCGGCGCCTGCCGAAGGCCAGGCGCCCCGCAAGCCGAAGCGTCAGCAGTTCAAGCGCGACAAGCGTGATGTCCACGGTTGGGTCGTGCTCGACAAGCCGGTGGGCATGACCTCGACGCACGCCGTCAGCATCATCAAGCGGCTGTTCTCGGCCAAGCGCTGCGGCCATGCCGGAACGCTCGACCCGCTCGCCTCCGGCTGCCTGCCGATCGCCATGGGCGAGGCGACCAAGACCGTCCCCTTCGTCATGGACAGCCGCAAGCTGTACCGATTTACCGTCCAGTGGGGCGAGGAGCGGGATACCGACGATTCCGAGGGCCGCGTCACCGAGACCAGCCCGACTCGGCCGACGGCCGACCAGATCCGCGCCGCCCTGCCCGCTTTCACCGGCACCATCCAGCAGATCCCGCCGCGCTATTCGGCCATCAAAATCGAGGGCGAACGGGCTTATGACCTCGCCCGCGACGGCCAGGAGGTCGAATTGCAGGCCAGAACGGTGAATATCGGCCGTCTGGAGCTGATGGAGACCCCGGACGCCGATCACGCGGTTTTCGAGGCCGAATGTGGCAAGGGCACTTATGTTAGGTCGCTGGCCAGGGATTTAGGCCGCCAGCTCGGCTGCTACGGCCATATTTCGGCGCTGCGCCGGGTCTCGGTCGGCGGCTTCACCCCCGAAACCATGATTCTACTGGAAGATTTGGAGGCTCTGTGTCATAGAGCCGCCGCTGGCGAGGCTAGCCTCGCCGACGCGCTCATGCCCGTCGAGACCGCGCTGGACGACATCCCGGCGCTGGCCGTCAACGGGTCTGATGCGGCAAGGCTCCAACGGGGCCAAGCCGTTTTGTTGCGCGGACGGGACGCTCCCAATTTCCGCGGTCCGGTCTACGTCACGGTCTCGGGCCGTTTGCTCGCCCTTGCCGAAGTCGACCGCGGTGAAGTCGTCCCCAAGCGCGTGTTCAACCTCGCCGGCCTGATTGGCAGAGCCGGTGTCAAGAAAGGATAACCGATGTCGCTGACGACTGCCCGCAAGGCCGAAGTGATCAAGGCCAATGCGACCAAGGCGAATGATACCGGTTCGCCGGAAGTTCAGGTTGCGATCCTGTCGGAACGCATCAACCAACTCACCGAGCACTTCAAGGTTCACGCCAAGGACAACCACTCCCGTCGTGGCCTGCTCAAGATGGTGTCGCAGCGCCGTTCGCTGCTCGACTATCTGAAGAAGACCGACGAGAAGCGTTACAAGACGCTGATCGAGAAGCTCGGCATCCGCCGTTAACAAGTTTTGCGCGCGGTGCTTTCAAAAGCGCCGCGCGTTTTTGCAATCGGCAGGCTGAAGCATCGCCGGTTGATATCGAAGCAGGCGCCGGTTGCGCTCGCTGTTGCCAAACGAGCGTTTGTTGCGTTCGTTTTTAAAAGTCCGGGAAGCGATGGCGCTTCCGGACAATCCGGGTCGGGCCATAGTCCCGGCCGTAAAGGCGAAGGCTCTTGATGGTCATGGCAGGATCGCCAGACGCTGTTGCATTTCCGCATGGCGCGGAAGGCAGCAGTTTCTTGCCGTCTTGCACATGGCTTTCGGGAGCCTTTCCGAGAACCATGAGAGAAACAAGCAATGTTTAATATCCATCGAGTTGAACTCGATTGGGGCGGGCGCAAGCTCACCCTTGAGACCGGTCACGTCGCGCGTCAGGCCGATGGCGCCGTGCTCGCCTCCTACGGTGAGACCACCGTGCTGGCCACCGTCGTCGCCGCCAAGGCGCCGCGCGAAGGCGTCGACTTCCTGCCGCTGACCGTCGACTATCAGGAAAAATTCTACGCTGCCGGCCGTATCCCGGGCGGCTACTTCAAACGCGAAGGCCGTCCGACCGAAAAGGAAACGCTGGTTTCGCGCCTGATCGACCGTCCGGTGCGTCCGCTGTTCGCCGACGGCTGGCGCTGCGAAACGCAGGTCATCGTCACCACTTTGTCGCACGACCTCGAGAACGATCCGGACATCCTCGCGATGGTCGCGTCCTCGGCGGCGCTGACCTTGTCGGGCGCGCCCTTCATGGGACCGATCGGCGCGGCGCGCGTCGGTTTCATCGAAGGCGAATACGTGCTCAACCCGCAGATCGACGAGATGGCCGAGAGCAAGCTCGACCTCGTCGTTGCCGGCACCAATGACGCCGTGCTGATGGTCGAATCGGAAGCCAAGGAACTGTCCGAAGAGATCATGCTCGGCGCCGTTATGTTCGGCCACCGCCACTTCCAGCCGGTGATCCAGGCGATCATCCAGCTCGCCGAAAAGGCCGCCAAGGAGCCGCGCGAGCTCGTCGTCGAAGACAACAAGGCGCTGGAAGATGAAATCCTCGGCCTCGCCGAGAAGGATTTGCGCGCCGCCTATTCGATCCCGATCAAGCAGGAACGCTACAAGGCGGTCGGCGCGGTCAAGGACAAGGTGATGGCGCACTTCTTCCCGGAAGGCGTCGAACCGAAGTACCCGAAGACCCGCGTCGCCGGCGTGTTCAAGGAGCTCGAAGCGAAGATCGTTCGCTGGAACATCCTCGACACCAAGAAGCGCATTGACGGCCGCGATCTCGTGACCGTGCGCCCAATCGAAGTGCAGGCCGGCGTTCTGCCGCGCACGCACGGTTCGGCGCTGTTCACCCGTGGCGAGACCCAGGCGCTGGTCGTCACCACTCTCGGCACCGCCGAGGACGAACAGTGGATCGACGCGCTGCAGGGCACCTACAAGGAATCGTTCCTGCTGCACTACAACTTCCCGCCCTTCTCGGTCGGTGAAACGGGTCGTCTCGGCGGCACCAAGCGCCGCGAAATCGGCCATGGCAAGCTGGCCTGGCGCGCGATCCATCCGGTGCTGCCGTCGAAGGAAGAGTTCCCCTACACGATCCGCGTCGTCTCGGAGATCACTGAGTCGAACGGCTCGTCGTCGATGGCGTCGGTCTGCGGCGCCTCGCTGGCGCTGATGGACGCGGGCGTGCCGATGAAGCGCGCCACCGCGGGCATCGCCATGGGCCTCATCCTCGAAGGCGATCGCTACGCGGTTCTGTCGGACATCCTGGGTGACGAAGATCACCTCGGCGACATGGACTTCAAGGTCGCCGGCACCGAGGAAGGCATCACCTCGCTGCAGATGGACATCAAGATCGCCGGTATCACCGAAGAGATCATGAAGGTCGCGCTTGGCCAAGCCAAGCAGGGCCGCGTTCACATCCTTGGCGAAATGTCGAAGGCGCTGACCTCGGCGCGCGCCGAGCTCGGTGAGCACGCGCCCCGCATCGAGACCTTCAAGATTCCGACCGACAAAATCCGCGAAGTGATCGGCACCGGCGGCAAGGTGATCCGCGAGATCGTCGAGAAGACCGGCGCCAAGATCAACATCGAGGACGACGGCTCGGTGAAAGTCGCCTCGGCGTCGGGCGAATCGATCAAGGCGGCGATCAACTGGATCAAGTCGATCGCGTCCGATCCGGAAGTCGGCCACATCTACGAAGGCACGGTCGTCAAGGTCATGGACTTCGGCGCCTTCGTGAACTTCTTCGGCGCCAAGGACGGTCTGGTTCACATCAGCCAGCTCGCCCCGCATCGCGTGCAGAACACCAAGGACGTCGTCAAGGAAGGCGACAAGGTCAAGGTGAAGCTGCTCGGCATGGACGATCGCGGCAAGGTGCGCCTGTCGATGAAGGCCGTCGATCAGACGACCGGCGAAGACATCGAAGGCAAGCAGAAGGCCGAAGGCGGCGAACAGCCGGCGGCGGAGTAATAGACAAGGCTCGCGGAAGCGCCGCGCTGCACCATATCGTGGTGCCTCTCCGAACCCATTGTCCTCATTATGAGTCAGAAAAGGCGGCCCTTGGGGCCGCCTTTTTTATTGGAATCTCAGCCCCTTAAGACAATGCGCCGATTTGTGACCCCTATCACAGCCGCGCCTCAGTCATCGGCCTAGTTTTTAAATATCAGGAACCCACGTTCCCACACCAACAAAGAAGGGAAGGCCAATGAGCGCTTACTTGCCGAAGACTGTTCTGCTCGCCGCTGCCACCCTGCTTCTCGCCACGGCAGCCCTGGTGACCGACATCATCAGCCCCTATGCCGGTGGCGCCGCGAACAAGCCCGCGCAGGTCCTCGAAATGCCCGCGCCCTCGCAGCTCCGGGTACCGGTGAAAATCGGCCCCAGCGACATCGCTTTCATTAGCTCTCGTCACGCGAGCTAACCCCCGACCGGCCTCGCCCCCCAATAACAACCACCGAGGCCGGTGGCTTACCCCAGCCCACCTCATGCGGCCCGCCCGGCGGGCCGCATTTTTTTGCGGCGACCGGACAACCGGCATCCCTGTGACGCCGGTCACAGCGCGGAACGCCGGCACGCAATAGGTTGTTAGACAATGGCCTTGGCCCAACGAAGGGAGAGCATCATGAAATCCGCCCTGATCAGCGTCGCCTTCCTGGTGCTGGCCGGCGCCGCCTTTGCCGCGAACCTCGTCATCCACACGCCGCAGTTCAACGACGGTATCGATCCGCTTAAGCCGATCGCCGTAATCATTGCCATCGATTAACGGTACCTTGGCCCTGCCGCGAACCCATCCGCCGGCCGGCCGCCGCCGATATCGCGCGCCGCCGAGGAACTCTGCTACATTGCCGACGGGCGGGTGACGTCAAGGCCGCCTCCAGTCGGAGTCTCGCAATGGCGGCCGCCGTTCCGGCGAAAAGCAACCTTCTGTCCGACCTGCCGAAGGACCTCTCGTCCGACCTGATGGCCGGCGCGACGCCGCGCAAGCTGTCGGCGAACGAGGTGCTGTTCCTCGCCGGCGACCCGGGCGACGGGCTTTATCGCGTCGACGAAGGGCTCCTGAAGGTCAGCATCGCCTCGGCCAGCGGCGCCGAGCGTATCCTCGCCATTCTCGGGCCCGGCGCCGTGGTCGGCGACCTCGCCATCATTGACGGCCTGCCGCGCTCGGCGACGGTGACGGCGCTGCGTGATTGCAAGCTGAGCTTCCTCAGCCGCTCCGCCTTCGATGCCTTCGTCGCCAGGGAGCCTCGCATTTACAAATATCTGGTCACCATACTGGCCGCGCGGCTGCGCGATACGGACAAGCTGGTGGCCGCCGGAAGTTTCCTGCCGCTGAAGGGCCGGGTCGCCCGCGCGTTGCTCGATCTCGCCCATGCCTTCGGCAACGAGGTCGCCGGCGGCCGCGTCGTCATCCGCCACAAGGTGAGCCAGACCGAACTCGCCGCCATGGCCGGCATCGCCCGCGAGAATGTCAGCCGCATCATGAACGACTGGATGCGCGCCAAGACGGTCACGCGCCTGTCCGGCTATTACTGCCTGGAGAAGCCGGCCGCGCTCAAGCGCGAGAGCGAACTTTAAAGGTCGCCGCCGACGTCTGATCGCGCTCGTGCGCGGCCGCCATGGCTTCGCCCAACGCCTCGAAATCGTCGACCCGCGGCGACGTGCGCCGCCAGGCCAGGCCCACCGAACGGCCCGGCTCGGGATCACGGAAGCGCAATAGTTTGACGCGCGGATCCTGCATTTTTGCGTCAATCGCCACCTCCGGCACCAAGGTTACGCCGTAACCATTCGCGACCATCTGCATCACGGTCGACAGCGAGGTCGCGCCAAGGCTCGCTCGTTGGCCGGCCGGCTGATCGCCGCGCCGGGTGGTACAGAAGGCGAGCGCCTGATCGCGCAGGCAGTGGCCTTCCTCAAGCAGAATGAGCCGCCGCTGATCGACATCGCTGACATTGACGCGCGCATTTGCCGGCAATGGATCGTCGGCGGGTACGGCCAGCAGGAAAGCGTCGTTGAACAAAGGCAGCGTCTCGACATCACCGCCTTCGGGCGGCAGCGCCAGCATCACAACGTCGAGGCTGCCACTCGACAATTCGTCGACGAGCGCCTTGGTCTGGGTTTCGCGTACCTCGAGGCGCAACAGCGGATAGTGCTTCTGCAGATGCGGCAGCACGCGTGGCAGAATGTAAGGCGCCAGCGTCGGGATGATGCCAAGCTTCAAGGGCCCGGCCAGGACTTCGCGATGGCGGGCGAAGTCGACGAGATCGCGCGTCGAAGCGAGGATGTGTTCGGCGCGTCGCGCCACCTCCGCGCCGATCTCCGTGAGCACGATGTCGCCGGGTCGGCGCTCGACCAGTTCGGCGCCGATTTCGCGCTCGAGCTCGCGCACCTGCATCGACAAGGCCGGCTGCGTGACGGCGCAATCCTCGGCGGCTCGGCCAAAATGGCGGTGCCGGGCGAGCGAACTCAGGTAACGCAACTGACGCAGCGTGATCATCTGGCCTTCCTTGGCTATAAATTATTCTTATCGCTAGGCACATGCAATACGATTGGACCTGATTGGAACTGTTCAATACAACGCCATCAAGCGCCCTTAGGGTGCTGCTCACCCTTCCCAGAACCAGAATGGGTCCGCGCAGGCGGACCGCCGCGAACCAGAATCGGAGAGACGCATGGACGCAAAAACCGAGGGCAAATGCCCCTTCACCGGGAGCCGGGGCCACAGCAACCGCGACTGGTGGCCGGACGCGCTTGACGTGTCGATCCTGCATCGCAATTCGACGCTGTCCGATCCGATGGATGTAGGCTTCGACTACGCCAAGGAGTTCAAGAGCCTCGACCTCGACGCCGTCATGGCCGACCTGAAGAAGCTCATGACCGACAGTCAGGACTGGTGGCCCGCCGACTTCGGCCACTACGGCGGCCTCATGATCCGCATGGCCTGGCATTCGGCCGGCACCTATCGCATCACCGACGGCCGCGGCGGCGCCGGCGCCGGTCAGCAGCGCTTCGCGCCGCTCAATTCGTGGCCGGATAACGCCAACCTCGACAAGGCCCGCCGCCTGCTGTGGCCGATCAAGCAGAAATACGGCCGCAAGCTTTCCTGGGCCGACCTGATGATCCTGGCCGGCAATGCCGCGCTGGAAACCTGCGGCTTCAAGACGTTCGGTTTCGCCGGCGGTCGCAAGGACGTGTGGGAGCCGGAAGAATTGTTCTGGGGTCCGGAAGGCACCTGGCTCGGCGACGAGCGCTATTCGGGCGAGCGCCAGCTCGCCGAACCGCTCGGCGCGGTGCAGATGGGCCTCA
The Pseudolabrys sp. FHR47 genome window above contains:
- the nusA gene encoding transcription termination factor NusA, with translation MAVSANRLELLQIADAVAREKSIDRGIVIAAMEDAIAKAARSRYGAETDVHAEIEPKTGELKLMRHMLVVEAVENPSSQITLADARRRHPAAQVGDTIADPLPPLEYGRIAAQSAKQVIVQKVREAERDRQYAEYKDRIGEIVNGVVKRVEYGNVVVDLGRGEAIVRRDELLPREVFRNGDRIRAYIYDVRREPRGPQIFLSRTHPQFTAKLFAQEVPEIYDGIVEVRAVARDPGSRAKIAVISRDSSVDPVGACVGMRGSRVQAVVNELQGEKIDIIPWSPDIATFVVNALAPAEVAKVVLDEDKERIEVVVPDAQLSLAIGRRGQNVRLASQLTGWDIDILTEQEESERRTAEFESRTKTFVEALDLDEVVGQLLASEGFSSIEELALVDEKEIASIEGFDEDTAKELQSRAREYIARQENELDEKRKELGVADELREVEGVTTAMMVKLGENEVKTIEDLAGCAADDLVGWTERKDGETKHEPGFLDGLDVSREEAESIVMQARLKAGWITEAELAAMQAPAEAEAETAEPA
- a CDS encoding RNA-binding protein — encoded protein: MLAFAQPDADELDRGATSVAAGSERFCALTREVKPVAELMRFVVGPAGEAVPDLKRKLPGRGLWITATRAAIGEAVKRNVFSRSFKREMKVPRDLAADVERLLTKSALDALSMAGKAGNVVTGFAKVEAALSEKGVLALVHAADGAEDGKRKLNSVLQRNNQSQNGEIALIEAFPGADLDLALNRPNVVHAAVLAGPASETFLARVARLMRYRSGNSPDSTSAAAP
- the infB gene encoding translation initiation factor IF-2, whose product is MSDTKNPGEKKTLTLKPRTETGVVRQSFSHGRSKSVVVEKIKRRTIGGPADVKAEPAPVEAPKAAAPAPKAPPAPPAPKSGVVLRTLTEEEMAARASALADSRVREAEERKQAEEEAKRRASREYIEQAEREAAEARKREEDARHKAEEEQKRKAGEVAKKRLGDDEKKPAPGARPKLEAEADDEAPRTARRAGAGAGAGRPATARPAAPRAAPPKERGRLTLVTALRADEVRERSVASFRRRTQRMKGHVAEQKEKLTREVTIPDAITIQELANRMSERAVDVIRLLMKQGQMATINDVIDADTAQLIAEEMGHTARRVSESDVEEGLFDVADDEGALESRAPVVTVMGHVDHGKTSLLDAIRQADVVSGEAGGITQHIGAYQVTSASGDKVTFIDTPGHAAFTAMRARGAKVTDIVILVVAADDGVMPQTVEAIHHAKAAKVPIIVAINKIDKPGATPDRVRTELLQHEIQVESLGGDVVDVEVSALKKTNIDKLLEMVALQAEILDLKANPDRAAEGTVIEAKLDRGRGPVATVLVQRGTLHPGDIVVAGAEWGRVRALVSDTGAAVQTAGPSTPVEVLGFSGTPDAGDRLAVVENEARAREITDYRQRQKREKSSARATGMRGSLEQMMAQAKTAGRKEFALVIKADVQGSLEAIAGALDKLGTDEVGARVLHSGVGGISESDVTLAEASGVPIIAFNVRANKEAREAAERAGIEIRYYNIIYDLIDDVKKAMSGLLPPTLRETMLGNALILEVFKVSKVGNIAGCRVTDGNVERGASVRLIRDNVVVHEGKLSQLKRFKDDVKEVSAGMECGMAFENYQDMRQGDVIECYRVETIQRSL
- the rbfA gene encoding 30S ribosome-binding factor RbfA, with product MSRNKNTRRHDATPAGGSQRQLRVGELIRHAIAEMLTRGDIHDPVIEGHLITVPEVRMSPDLRLATVYVMPLAGRDAAEVVAALERNKKFMRGEVAHAVNLKFAPDLRFHIDDRFAEAERIEKLLRSPQVARDLTKDDE
- the truB gene encoding tRNA pseudouridine(55) synthase TruB, which codes for MAPAAPAEGQAPRKPKRQQFKRDKRDVHGWVVLDKPVGMTSTHAVSIIKRLFSAKRCGHAGTLDPLASGCLPIAMGEATKTVPFVMDSRKLYRFTVQWGEERDTDDSEGRVTETSPTRPTADQIRAALPAFTGTIQQIPPRYSAIKIEGERAYDLARDGQEVELQARTVNIGRLELMETPDADHAVFEAECGKGTYVRSLARDLGRQLGCYGHISALRRVSVGGFTPETMILLEDLEALCHRAAAGEASLADALMPVETALDDIPALAVNGSDAARLQRGQAVLLRGRDAPNFRGPVYVTVSGRLLALAEVDRGEVVPKRVFNLAGLIGRAGVKKG
- the rpsO gene encoding 30S ribosomal protein S15, with product MSLTTARKAEVIKANATKANDTGSPEVQVAILSERINQLTEHFKVHAKDNHSRRGLLKMVSQRRSLLDYLKKTDEKRYKTLIEKLGIRR
- the pnp gene encoding polyribonucleotide nucleotidyltransferase, which produces MFNIHRVELDWGGRKLTLETGHVARQADGAVLASYGETTVLATVVAAKAPREGVDFLPLTVDYQEKFYAAGRIPGGYFKREGRPTEKETLVSRLIDRPVRPLFADGWRCETQVIVTTLSHDLENDPDILAMVASSAALTLSGAPFMGPIGAARVGFIEGEYVLNPQIDEMAESKLDLVVAGTNDAVLMVESEAKELSEEIMLGAVMFGHRHFQPVIQAIIQLAEKAAKEPRELVVEDNKALEDEILGLAEKDLRAAYSIPIKQERYKAVGAVKDKVMAHFFPEGVEPKYPKTRVAGVFKELEAKIVRWNILDTKKRIDGRDLVTVRPIEVQAGVLPRTHGSALFTRGETQALVVTTLGTAEDEQWIDALQGTYKESFLLHYNFPPFSVGETGRLGGTKRREIGHGKLAWRAIHPVLPSKEEFPYTIRVVSEITESNGSSSMASVCGASLALMDAGVPMKRATAGIAMGLILEGDRYAVLSDILGDEDHLGDMDFKVAGTEEGITSLQMDIKIAGITEEIMKVALGQAKQGRVHILGEMSKALTSARAELGEHAPRIETFKIPTDKIREVIGTGGKVIREIVEKTGAKINIEDDGSVKVASASGESIKAAINWIKSIASDPEVGHIYEGTVVKVMDFGAFVNFFGAKDGLVHISQLAPHRVQNTKDVVKEGDKVKVKLLGMDDRGKVRLSMKAVDQTTGEDIEGKQKAEGGEQPAAE
- a CDS encoding Crp/Fnr family transcriptional regulator, whose amino-acid sequence is MAAAVPAKSNLLSDLPKDLSSDLMAGATPRKLSANEVLFLAGDPGDGLYRVDEGLLKVSIASASGAERILAILGPGAVVGDLAIIDGLPRSATVTALRDCKLSFLSRSAFDAFVAREPRIYKYLVTILAARLRDTDKLVAAGSFLPLKGRVARALLDLAHAFGNEVAGGRVVIRHKVSQTELAAMAGIARENVSRIMNDWMRAKTVTRLSGYYCLEKPAALKRESEL